In Musa acuminata AAA Group cultivar baxijiao chromosome BXJ2-10, Cavendish_Baxijiao_AAA, whole genome shotgun sequence, a genomic segment contains:
- the LOC135625076 gene encoding sm-like protein LSM7: protein MSSRKETVLDLAKFIDKGVQVKLTGGRQVTGTLKGYDQLLNLVLDEATEFLRDPDDPLKTTDQTRHLGLIICRGTAVMLVSPTDGTDEIANPFVQPDGA from the exons ATG TCAAGCAGGAAGGAAACAGTTTTGGATTTGGCAAAGTTCATCGACAAGGGTGTCCAGGTCAAGCTAACTGGGGGAAGACAAG TGACAGGAACTTTGAAAGGTTATGATCAGCTGCTAAACTTGGTGCTTGATGAAGCGACAGAGTTTCTGAGAG ATCCTGATGATCCATTGAAGACTACTGATCAAACCAGGCATCTTGGCCTAATA ATATGCAGAGGAACAGCAGTAATGCTGGTGTCACCGACAGATGGTACAGATGAAATTGCTAACCCCTTTGTCCAGCCAGATGGAGCCTAA
- the LOC135626018 gene encoding uncharacterized protein LOC135626018, which yields MGFEGGELWVLRLHTDTDFPLGAEKTIGGRAEHEPICESVIEIGPRLANKHLGSGRFDPEPIYDSVGSLRKKPKMRNLFAFVALLVALAAVVFPPAAANQCTNVTEFLSRYHLNPSDEVTWMKLLPRKATPPEVTELDWAMLGRGVRQPGLTSAAGVGSSKFLKEMSLRDVRIDPKSVHGRAQQTNLEYRLLLNVDRLVWSFRMLAGLPTPGRPYGGWEEEPTGQLRGHFVGHFMSATALMWAATKNETIRERMNAVVEALDECQRKIGTGYLSAFPTSEFDIYEEVRYVWAPYYTIHKIMNGLVDQYVNANNVKALKMAVWMAKYFGNRVANNIKKRSIAWHWAAMNEETGGMNDVLYRLYTITRNKKHLVLAHLFDKPCFLGPLAVQADLLSGLHGNTHIPIVIGAQRRYEITGDILYKEIGMTFMDIVNSSHGYATGGTTVDEHWKEPKRLASYLQTNTEESCTTYNLLKVSRNLFRWTKEMAYADHYERALTNGVLSIQRGTEPGIMMYFLPMNPGGSKAVSAQGGWGTPTASFWCCYGTAIESFSKLGDSIYFEEEGDTPTLYIIQFISSTVNWLSGELVLQQKAQQVSSLDRYFRVQYTVSTTNKVVSKNSTLNIRIPDWTYNHDAVATINGHTVAVPPPGNVLSVNKSWSRKDQLTLSLPIGLRTEAIQDDRPQFSSLKALLFGPYLLVGLSCGTWDLRPQQANHRLSDWILPVPHDHRTRLVSVTQETSDATLFLSNLNASTYDKKRMLTMEASPQLGTNAAAQATFRLVFGNQKASRFPSRKSIIGKIIMLEPFDLPGKVVQHQGPGKRLVVAVTSRNSNTGKASKFLVVEGLDGNSNTISLESASMPGCFVHHDRSSSNGVRLLCQAKKAGRRGAALGRLASFTLREGLSKYHPISFTAKGTRRSFLFQPLLGLRDETYTTYFNIII from the exons ATGGGTTTCGAAGGGGGCGAACTCTGGGTTTTGCGGCTCCACACCGATACAGATTTCCCGCTTGGAGCAGAGAAGACAATTGGTGGTAGGGCAGAACACGAGCCCATATGTGAGTCGGTAATAGAaattgggcctcgcctcgccaaCAAACATTTGGGCTCCGGCCGTTTTGACCCGGAACCGATTTATGACTCGGTTGGTT CTCTGAGAAAGAAGCCCAAGATGAGAAATCTCTTCGCCTTCGTTGCACTCCTCGTGGCGCTGGCCGCCGTGGTCTTCCCTCCAGCTGCGGCCAACCAGTGTACCAACGTG ACGGAGTTCCTCTCTCGCTACCATCTGAATCCGAGCGACGAGGTGACGTGGATGAAGTTGCTCCCGCGGAAGGCTACGCCGCCGGAGGTCACTGAGCTCGACTGGGCCATGCTGGGCCGAGGCGTGAGGCAGCCCGGGCTGACCTCGGCGGCCGGCGTAGGCAGCAGCAAGTTCTTGAAAGAGATGTCTCTTCGTGATGTGCGTATCGATCCAAAGTCCGTTCACGGCAGAGCCCAGCAGACGAATCTGGAGTACCGGCTGCTCCTCAATGTGGACCGGCTAGTTTGGAGCTTCCGTATGTTGGCCGGCCTACCGACACCCGGCAGACCTTACGGAGGATGgga ggAGGAACCTACCGGGCAGCTCCGGGGTCACTTTGTTG GGCATTTCATGAGTGCAACCGCGTTAATGTGGGCAGCAACTAAGAACGAGACAATACGTGAGAGAATGAACGCAGTAGTTGAGGCACTTGATGAGTGCCAAAGGAAGATAGGAACTGGGTATCTTTCAGCTTTCCCTACGTCGGAGTTTGACATCTATGAAGAAGTGCGATACGTATGGGCTCCCTACTACACGATCCATAAG ATCATGAATGGACTGGTGGATCAGTACGTGAATGCCAACAACGTTAAAGCACTAAAAATGGCGGTCTGGATGGCTAAATACTTTGGCAACCGTGTGGCAAACAATATCAAGAAGCGTTCTATTGCCTGGCACTGGGCAGCCATGAACGAGGAAACTGGTGGCATGAATGATGTCCTCTATAGGCTATACACAATCACG agaaataagaaacatttggtgctGGCACATCTTTTTGATAAACCATGTTTCCTCGGACCACTTGCAGTGCAG GCTGATCTCCTTTCCGGACTACATGGTAATACACACATTCCAATAGTGATTGGGGCTCAGAGGCGATATGAAATAACTGGAGATATTCTCTATAAG GAAATTGGAATGAcatttatggatatcgtcaactCCTCCCATGGATATGCGACGGGTGGAACGACAGTTGATGAGCATTG GAAAGAACCAAAACGTTTAGCGAGTTACTTGCAGACGAACACTGAAGAATCTTGCACGACCTATAACCTGTTAAAG GTCTCACGCAACCTGTTCAGATGGACAAAGGAAATGGCATATGCAGATCACTATGAACGTGCACTAACTAATGGAGTCTTAAGCATTCAACGAGGAACGGAGCCAGgaatcatgatgtattttctccctATGAACCCTGGAGGTTCAAAAGCAGTGAGTGCTCAAGGTGGCTGGGGAACCCCTACTGCATCATTCTGGTGTTGCTATGGAACAG CTATCGAGTCATTCTCGAAGCTTGGTGATTCCATCTATTTCGAGGAAGAGGGTGATACTCCAACGTTATATATCATTCAGTTTATCTCCAGCACCGTTAATTGGCTTTCAGGAGAACTGGTCCTACAGCAGAAAGCACAGCAAGTTTCTTCACTTGATCGCTACTTCCGAGTTCAGTATACGGTTTCTACGACAAACAAG GTGGTATCTAAAAATTCCACGCTGAACATTCGGATACCGGATTGGACTTATAATCATGATGCAGTAGCTACGATAAATGGACACACAGTAGCAGTACCTCCTCCAG GAAATGTTCTATCCGTCAACAAGAGCTGGAGCAGAAAAGACCAGTTGACCTTATCATTGCCAATTGGGTTGAGAACAGAAGCCATTCAAG ATGATCGTCCCCAGTTCTCATCACTCAAGGCATTGCTGTTTGGACCATACCTTCTTGTTGGGCTCAGCTGTGGCACATGGGATTTGAGACCCCAACAAGCCAACCATAGGCTCTCAGATTGGATATTGCCTGTTCCACATGACCATAGAACACGGCTTGTATCTGTTACCCAAGAGACTTCCGATGCTACTTTGTTCCTTTCGAATCTAAATGCCTCCACCTACGACAAGAAGCGCATGCTCACCATGGAAGCATCACCGCAGCTTGGAACAAACGCAGCTGCCCAAGCCACATTTAGACTTGTTTTCGGGAACCAGAAAGCATCACGATTCCCTTCCCGGAAGAGCATCATCGGCAAGATCATCATGCTTGAACCATTCGATCTCCCAGGAAAAGTAGTGCAGCACCAAGGGCCCGGCAAGAGGCTCGTCGTTGCCGTTACGTCGAGGAATTCTAACACTGGAAAGGCATCAAAGTTTCTGGTGGTTGAAGGATTGGATGGGAATTCGAACACTATCTCGCTGGAGTCGGCGAGCATGCCTGGTTGTTTTGTACATCACGATCGCTCTTCGAGCAATGGTGTTAGGCTTCTTTGCCAAGCTAAGAAAGCCGGTCGCCGCGGTGCTGCGCTCGGGAGATTGGCAAGCTTTACTCTCAGGGAAGGTCTGAGTAAGTATCACCCTATCAGCTTCACGGCAAAGGGAACCAGAAGAAGCTTTCTGTTCCAGCCATTGCTGGGCCTTAGAGATGAAACGTACACGACCTACTTCAACATTATAATTTGA